One genomic window of Paenibacillus xylanilyticus includes the following:
- a CDS encoding methyl-accepting chemotaxis protein, giving the protein MELVQKKQKDSGEKVEKPVKEKKPREQKFKKLSFFKSKTEKPSNKKPFKLDWKKIQWNKMGGTTLTQVRKANPVKSVGVKLFLIFFAGIMIFVISLGLLSYSKAKNTIEENASRANQETIDQTKEKMDIILERFVDTSTQIFFDPEMQSLLQNMSNKDLTAYDMFINSSSINKQLSNVAFTNKSMEAIYLVPTDENKSTMGTGSSSSSMGNIRSEAWYNEIVQSGGYRWLPTEIKEDGSAPTFRIARSMKNLQGTNQSYVLVIELKLEVLEEQLKSLNLGEGAVIQLIAPDKKIVASTIADRTGKETELAFYGELTEKTGSTNAAYAVDGKSTDMLVVYSTMETSDWKLIGMVPTSMLVKDAKGILTLTLWMALVDAAIAVLIGVWMVRMIARPLGKLKDLMQEGAKGNLKVRTPFTSKDEIGQLSAAFNLMMEQITKLVEQTNRSAQEVLDTASELSNASKKTAISASEIAVATEEIAGGASSLATEAERGNELTDNISRQMQSVVAANEEMGQSARHVEQSSETGTQHLNQLITKTQKTEEMIGALVNKVDSLKESTSSVLKVLDVLQNITKQTNILSLNATIEAARAGAAGRGFMVVAGEVRQLAEQSRQSIDMVGEITDKIMHEMNETVAALSNVNPLFREQMDAVKDTNVIFASVQEQMGAFVEKLGMVTDSIGDLSKSQGTLSEAMSNVSAVAEESSATSEEVASLSSEQQNISNQLVNLSDKLENVSTELKNTLSRFTV; this is encoded by the coding sequence ATGGAATTGGTTCAAAAGAAGCAGAAGGACAGTGGGGAAAAGGTGGAGAAACCAGTGAAGGAAAAAAAACCGAGAGAGCAAAAGTTTAAGAAATTGAGCTTCTTCAAAAGCAAGACGGAAAAACCATCGAATAAGAAGCCATTTAAGCTGGATTGGAAAAAGATCCAGTGGAATAAGATGGGAGGGACAACGTTAACTCAGGTCAGAAAGGCAAATCCGGTTAAATCTGTAGGGGTCAAACTATTCTTAATCTTTTTTGCGGGGATTATGATTTTTGTTATTAGTTTGGGTCTATTATCCTACTCGAAAGCCAAAAACACTATTGAGGAAAATGCCTCCCGGGCAAACCAGGAAACGATTGATCAAACCAAAGAAAAAATGGATATCATTCTGGAGCGTTTTGTGGATACGTCAACCCAGATCTTCTTTGATCCGGAGATGCAATCCTTGTTGCAAAACATGTCTAATAAAGATTTGACAGCATATGATATGTTCATCAATTCAAGCTCGATCAATAAACAGCTATCCAATGTTGCTTTTACAAATAAATCTATGGAAGCGATTTATCTGGTACCCACGGATGAAAACAAGTCCACCATGGGAACGGGCAGCAGCAGTTCTTCCATGGGTAATATTCGCAGCGAAGCTTGGTATAACGAAATTGTACAGTCCGGCGGATATCGCTGGCTTCCAACAGAAATTAAAGAAGACGGAAGTGCGCCAACGTTCCGAATAGCCCGTTCCATGAAAAACCTGCAGGGGACAAATCAGTCCTATGTCTTGGTGATTGAGTTGAAACTGGAAGTTTTGGAGGAACAGTTGAAATCGCTTAATCTTGGAGAGGGAGCTGTGATTCAGCTTATTGCTCCGGATAAAAAAATTGTTGCCTCAACGATTGCTGACCGCACAGGTAAGGAGACAGAGCTCGCATTTTACGGAGAATTGACTGAAAAGACAGGCAGTACCAATGCAGCGTATGCGGTTGATGGGAAATCTACCGATATGCTTGTCGTTTACAGCACGATGGAAACATCGGATTGGAAATTGATTGGAATGGTACCTACTTCAATGCTGGTTAAGGATGCCAAAGGCATTCTGACGCTGACCTTATGGATGGCGTTGGTCGATGCGGCAATTGCGGTACTGATTGGGGTATGGATGGTACGCATGATTGCCCGTCCGCTTGGAAAATTGAAAGACCTCATGCAGGAAGGTGCCAAAGGAAATCTGAAGGTACGTACACCATTTACCTCCAAAGATGAAATTGGTCAATTATCAGCCGCCTTCAATCTGATGATGGAACAGATCACGAAGCTGGTTGAGCAAACGAATCGTTCCGCACAGGAGGTGCTGGATACCGCTTCCGAGCTAAGTAATGCATCCAAGAAGACAGCCATTTCTGCATCGGAGATTGCAGTGGCAACAGAAGAGATTGCAGGTGGCGCAAGCAGTCTGGCTACGGAAGCCGAGCGTGGGAATGAATTGACCGATAATATTTCACGTCAGATGCAGAGCGTTGTAGCCGCGAACGAGGAGATGGGACAATCGGCCCGTCATGTAGAGCAATCCAGTGAGACAGGCACACAGCACTTGAATCAGTTAATAACGAAGACGCAGAAGACCGAAGAGATGATTGGTGCTCTGGTGAACAAGGTGGACTCCCTGAAAGAGAGTACATCTTCCGTTCTTAAGGTTCTGGATGTGCTTCAGAATATTACAAAGCAGACGAATATTCTGTCTCTGAATGCCACCATTGAAGCAGCACGTGCTGGAGCAGCCGGGCGCGGATTCATGGTTGTTGCTGGTGAGGTTCGTCAACTCGCCGAGCAATCCAGACAGTCCATTGACATGGTGGGCGAGATAACCGATAAGATCATGCATGAGATGAACGAAACGGTGGCTGCGTTGTCCAATGTTAATCCTTTGTTCAGAGAGCAAATGGATGCCGTTAAAGATACCAATGTGATCTTTGCTTCGGTTCAAGAACAGATGGGTGCGTTTGTAGAGAAGCTGGGCATGGTTACGGACTCCATCGGGGATCTGAGCAAGTCTCAAGGTACGTTGTCTGAGGCGATGAGTAATGTAAGCGCAGTTGCCGAGGAATCCTCTGCAACCTCTGAAGAAGTGGCTTCCTTGAGCAGCGAGCAGCAGAATATCAGCAATCAGTTAGTAAACTTGTCCGATAAGCTCGAGAATGTATCCACTGAACTGAAAAATACACTGTCACGCTTTACGGTATAA